One Engystomops pustulosus chromosome 11, aEngPut4.maternal, whole genome shotgun sequence DNA window includes the following coding sequences:
- the LOC140105665 gene encoding trypsin-like — MKFLLICVLLGAAAAFEDDDKIVGGYTCTKNSVPYQASLNSGYHFCGGALINNLWVISAAHCYKSSLQVRLGEHNIATSEGTEQFINSAKVIRHGSYNSRTLDNDIMLIKLASAATLNSYVKAVSLASGCASAGTSCLISGWGNTLSSGTNYPDLLQCLNAPILTSAQCSNAYPGEITGNMICVGYLEGGKDSCQGDSGGPVVCNGQLQGIVSWGYGCALRNYPGVYTKACNYNTWISSTVSAN, encoded by the exons ATGAAGTTCCTCCTGATCTGTGTGCTCCTCGGAGCAGCTG CTGCTTTTGAGGATGACGATAAGATCGTAGGAGGTTACACCTGCACCAAGAACTCTGTCCCCTACCAGGCTTCCCTGAACTCCGGCTACCACTTCTGTGGAGGAGCTCTGATCAACAACCTCTGGGTCATCTCTGCTGCTCACTGCTACAAGTC GAGCCTTCAGGTCAGACTGGGAGAACACAACATCGCCACCAGTGAAGGTACCGAGCAGTTCATCAACTCCGCCAAGGTCATCAGACATGGAAGCTACAACTCCAGAACCCTGGACAATGACATCATGTTGATCAAGTTGGCCTCTGCCGCCACCCTCAACTCTTACGTCAAGGCTGTGTCTCTTGCCTCTGGCTGCGccagcgccggcaccagctgtcTGATCTCCGGATGGGGCAACACCCTGAGCAGTGGAA ccAACTACCCCGACCTCCTCCAGTGCCTGAACGCCCCCATCCTGACCTCTGCCCAGTGTAGCAACGCCTACCCCGGAGAGATCACCGGCAACATGATCTGTGTTGGATACCTGGAGGGAGGCAAGGATTCCTGCCAG GGTGACTCTGGTGGACCCGTGGTCTGCAATGGACAGCTCCAGGGTATTGTCTCCTGGGGATATGGCTGTGCCCTCAGGAACTATCCTGGTGTCTACACCAAGGCCTGCAACTACAACACCTGGATCTCCAGCACCGTTTCTGCCAACTAA